A section of the Streptomyces sp. Je 1-369 genome encodes:
- a CDS encoding esterase-like activity of phytase family protein, with protein sequence MSPHTARTGRVRRSIAIGLPLAVVAALAVAGTATGRSGGGHGAARVTAAATLGDIPLGTFSNALLPGTVKDDRGVDLGGIGSDLYPTGRKGEFWTVTDRGPNGQIKVGGKKRRTFPVPGFDPAIVKIRVHGDKVKVVSALPLTTSSGKPVTGLPNQEGHDEAPYSYDAKTPVSYDPNGLDTEGLVRAPDGTFWLVDEYGPSLIHVSARGKVIKRYVPRGLELRGADYPVVEALPDVLLHRKTNRGFEGLAQLPGGDLVMAVQSPLSLPDEDAGEGSRTARLLRFSPAKQAVIAEYAYRFDPVDLVDPGEDDTSELKISSVVAIGRDKLLVQERTDKAARLQAVRLDRRANILDGKWDKSTTRPSLEELDDPASSGVPVLDKRLVVDLNTVDGVPDKIEGVARVDGRTLALINDNDFGMSDGPEAFDKDGLLVDSGAETTVTYVRLPRRY encoded by the coding sequence ATGTCCCCGCACACCGCCCGTACGGGCCGTGTCCGTCGTTCCATAGCCATCGGCCTGCCGCTCGCCGTGGTCGCCGCCCTCGCGGTGGCGGGCACCGCAACGGGCCGGTCGGGCGGCGGACACGGTGCGGCGCGCGTGACCGCTGCCGCGACTCTCGGCGACATTCCGCTCGGCACCTTCAGCAACGCGCTGTTGCCGGGCACGGTGAAGGACGACCGGGGTGTCGACCTGGGAGGCATCGGCAGCGATCTCTACCCGACGGGCCGCAAGGGTGAGTTCTGGACGGTGACCGACCGAGGACCCAACGGCCAGATCAAGGTGGGCGGCAAGAAGCGCCGCACCTTCCCTGTCCCTGGTTTCGACCCGGCGATCGTGAAGATCCGGGTCCATGGGGACAAGGTCAAGGTCGTCTCCGCACTGCCGCTGACGACCTCTTCCGGGAAGCCCGTCACCGGGTTGCCCAACCAGGAAGGGCACGACGAGGCCCCGTACTCGTACGACGCGAAGACCCCCGTGTCGTACGACCCGAACGGGTTGGACACGGAAGGGCTCGTGCGGGCCCCGGACGGCACTTTCTGGCTGGTCGACGAGTACGGGCCGTCCCTGATCCATGTCTCCGCGCGCGGGAAGGTCATTAAGCGGTACGTTCCGCGAGGTTTGGAGCTGCGCGGCGCCGACTACCCGGTGGTCGAGGCGCTGCCCGACGTCCTCCTGCACCGCAAGACGAACCGCGGCTTCGAAGGACTAGCCCAACTCCCGGGCGGAGACCTGGTGATGGCCGTACAGAGTCCGCTCTCCCTACCGGACGAGGACGCGGGCGAGGGCTCGCGCACCGCACGGCTTCTGCGCTTCTCACCGGCGAAGCAGGCCGTCATCGCCGAGTACGCCTACCGGTTCGATCCCGTGGACCTCGTCGATCCCGGTGAGGACGACACGTCCGAGCTGAAGATTTCTTCCGTGGTCGCCATAGGGCGCGACAAGCTGCTCGTCCAGGAGCGCACCGACAAGGCCGCGCGGCTCCAGGCCGTCAGACTGGATCGTCGGGCGAACATCCTGGACGGCAAGTGGGACAAGAGCACGACGCGGCCGTCCTTGGAGGAACTCGACGACCCCGCTTCCTCCGGAGTGCCCGTCCTTGACAAGCGCCTGGTCGTCGACCTGAACACGGTCGACGGCGTGCCCGACAAGATCGAAGGCGTCGCCCGGGTCGACGGTCGCACTCTGGCACTCATCAATGACAACGACTTCGGGATGAGCGACGGCCCGGAGGCCTTCGACAAGGACGGTCTGCTGGTGGACAGCGGTGCGGAGACCACAGTGACGTACGTGCGGCTCCCTCGGCGGTACTGA
- a CDS encoding PadR family transcriptional regulator: MLELAILGFLYDAALHGYELRKRITALTGHVRPVAESTLYPAIKRLEKAGLLARETQPGATAAPRHVLRLTPVGRQELHKRLADPARGDITDENRWFTLLAFLRHLDDAQAQAEVLRRRLTFLEEPASFFYDGDRPLPAEELDDPFRRGILTIARATSRAELAWLRDTLASLDGSAR; the protein is encoded by the coding sequence ATGCTCGAACTGGCCATCCTCGGATTCCTCTACGACGCCGCCCTGCACGGCTACGAACTGCGCAAGCGCATCACCGCGCTGACAGGGCACGTGCGCCCCGTGGCAGAGAGCACGCTCTATCCCGCCATCAAGAGGCTGGAGAAGGCTGGACTGCTGGCCAGGGAGACCCAGCCCGGTGCCACGGCCGCACCGCGCCACGTCCTGAGGCTCACTCCGGTCGGCAGACAGGAGCTGCACAAGCGGCTCGCGGACCCAGCACGGGGGGACATCACCGACGAGAACCGCTGGTTCACGCTTCTCGCCTTCCTGCGCCACCTCGACGACGCGCAAGCGCAAGCAGAGGTACTGCGGCGGCGCCTCACCTTCCTGGAGGAGCCGGCAAGCTTCTTCTACGACGGGGACCGGCCCCTGCCTGCCGAGGAGCTTGATGATCCCTTCCGGCGCGGAATCCTCACGATCGCCCGCGCGACGAGCCGGGCAGAACTCGCCTGGCTGCGCGACACCTTGGCGTCACTCGACGGGAGCGCTCGCTGA
- a CDS encoding DEAD/DEAH box helicase gives MHRLPVVSPSEISELSRCSVLFVPADPPRHGRVAFWHADGTEPPDTSAGVHEELALVVPGDEGVELATVSAALIPVHAALPVLTRGRTATETHPTGAFWGTAGVLALQLAARGLLLPGLTVSDHDAWRTGPLSADDLQRLRELAAAMPPAAHALPLDDSVPPRLPEPEHVLRQFLDAVADTLPRSPAAPLAAGGPVFAASQPQHVPEQRAWALDVAAGHDAGVRISLRLEIPGLATVADDGTRLPFRAVLQLHSVSDPSLVADAAEVWAGSGASGQAFGPRARMDALLALRRATRAWPPLAPLLSATVPDAIELADEDVTALLSDGARTLAAAGVDVHWPRELARNLTAHAVIGPADDDESDHKGPHKLSSDTPSFLSADALLAFNWRFALGDQQLTRAELDRLAESNRPVVRLRDQWVLVDPAELRRARDQQDHKVTPIDALGAALTGTAEVGGQRVDVEPTGWLATVRERLADPEGMEPVGQPEALSAELRDYQLRGLNWLARMTSLGLGACLADDMGLGKTITLISLHLHRQTQAESAGPTLVICPTSLMGNWQREVEKFAPGTRVRRFHGSQRNLDDLADGEFVLTTYGTMRLDAERLGQSSWGMVVADEAQHVKNPYSATAKQLRTIGTRARVALTGTPVENNLSELWAILDWTTPGLLGRLSTFRTRYAQAVEGGSDPTAAERLGQLVRPFLLRRRKSDPGIAPELPPKTETDRAVSLTAEQAGLYEAVVRETLADISGADGFARRGLIVKLLTGLKQICNHPAQYLKEDEPRIPGRSGKLELLDELLDTILAEEAGVLVFTQYVQMARLIEQHLSARGVPSQFLHGGTPVAQREAMVQRFQDGEVPVFLLSLKAAGTGLNLTRAEHVVHYDRWWNPAVEAQATDRAYRIGQTQPVQVHRLIAEGTIEDRIADMLLRKRELADAVLGSGEAALTELTDAELSDLVELRGGTR, from the coding sequence GTGCACAGGCTCCCTGTCGTGTCCCCCTCCGAGATCTCCGAACTGTCGCGCTGTTCCGTTCTCTTCGTGCCTGCCGACCCGCCGCGTCACGGGCGTGTCGCCTTCTGGCACGCCGACGGCACCGAGCCGCCGGACACCTCTGCCGGCGTCCACGAAGAGCTGGCCCTCGTCGTACCGGGGGATGAGGGCGTCGAACTCGCGACCGTGTCCGCAGCTCTCATTCCCGTTCACGCCGCGCTGCCCGTCCTCACGCGCGGGCGTACTGCTACGGAGACGCATCCGACGGGCGCCTTCTGGGGTACGGCTGGAGTGTTGGCCCTGCAACTGGCGGCGCGCGGTCTGCTGTTGCCGGGGCTGACCGTCAGCGACCACGATGCGTGGCGCACCGGTCCGCTGAGTGCCGACGATCTGCAACGGCTGCGCGAGCTGGCGGCGGCGATGCCACCGGCCGCCCACGCCCTGCCGCTGGACGACAGTGTGCCGCCGCGGCTGCCCGAGCCCGAGCATGTCCTGCGCCAGTTCCTCGATGCCGTGGCCGACACGCTCCCGCGCTCCCCCGCCGCGCCGCTGGCCGCGGGCGGACCCGTCTTCGCCGCTTCCCAGCCCCAGCACGTGCCGGAGCAGCGTGCCTGGGCGCTGGACGTCGCCGCCGGGCACGACGCCGGGGTACGCATCTCGCTGCGTCTTGAGATTCCCGGCCTCGCCACGGTGGCCGATGACGGTACACGGCTGCCTTTTAGGGCCGTGCTGCAGTTGCACAGTGTCAGCGACCCCTCGCTCGTCGCGGATGCCGCAGAGGTGTGGGCAGGTTCCGGGGCCTCGGGCCAGGCTTTCGGGCCTCGTGCGCGTATGGATGCCCTGCTCGCGTTGCGCCGGGCCACGCGCGCGTGGCCGCCGCTGGCTCCGCTGCTTTCTGCCACCGTTCCTGATGCGATCGAGCTGGCCGACGAAGACGTCACCGCGCTCCTGAGCGACGGCGCCCGCACGCTGGCTGCCGCGGGCGTCGACGTGCACTGGCCCAGAGAGCTGGCGCGCAATCTCACCGCACACGCAGTCATCGGCCCGGCGGATGACGACGAGAGTGACCACAAGGGCCCGCACAAGCTCTCCTCGGATACACCGTCCTTCCTGTCGGCCGATGCCCTCCTGGCCTTCAACTGGCGTTTTGCGCTCGGCGATCAGCAGCTGACGCGGGCGGAGCTGGACCGCCTCGCGGAGTCGAACCGTCCGGTGGTGCGCCTGCGCGATCAGTGGGTACTGGTCGATCCGGCAGAGCTCCGCCGCGCCCGCGACCAGCAGGATCACAAGGTCACTCCGATCGACGCGCTCGGCGCCGCACTGACAGGCACCGCTGAGGTCGGCGGGCAGCGGGTCGACGTGGAGCCGACGGGGTGGTTGGCCACGGTGCGCGAACGGCTCGCCGACCCGGAGGGCATGGAGCCCGTCGGCCAACCCGAGGCCCTCTCCGCCGAGCTGCGCGACTACCAGCTGCGCGGCCTGAACTGGCTGGCACGCATGACGTCCCTCGGTTTGGGTGCCTGCCTCGCCGACGACATGGGTCTGGGCAAGACGATCACGCTGATCTCCTTGCATCTGCACCGTCAGACACAGGCGGAGTCCGCCGGGCCCACGCTCGTGATCTGTCCGACGTCGCTGATGGGCAACTGGCAGCGGGAGGTCGAGAAGTTCGCGCCCGGCACGCGTGTGCGCCGTTTCCACGGCTCCCAGCGCAACCTCGATGACCTGGCGGACGGCGAGTTCGTCCTCACCACCTACGGGACGATGCGGCTCGACGCGGAGAGGCTCGGCCAGAGCTCCTGGGGCATGGTCGTCGCCGACGAGGCACAGCACGTCAAAAACCCTTACTCGGCCACAGCGAAGCAGCTGCGCACCATCGGTACCCGCGCGCGCGTGGCGCTCACCGGCACACCTGTGGAGAACAACCTCTCCGAACTGTGGGCCATCCTCGACTGGACGACCCCCGGTCTTCTCGGTCGGCTCAGCACCTTCCGTACGCGGTATGCCCAGGCCGTCGAGGGCGGCTCGGATCCGACTGCTGCCGAGCGTCTCGGACAGCTCGTGCGACCGTTTCTGCTGCGTCGCCGCAAGTCGGATCCGGGGATCGCTCCCGAGCTGCCCCCGAAGACGGAGACCGACCGTGCCGTCTCGCTCACCGCGGAGCAAGCGGGCCTCTACGAAGCGGTGGTGCGGGAGACGCTCGCTGACATCTCCGGCGCCGACGGGTTCGCGCGCAGGGGGCTGATCGTCAAGCTCCTCACAGGGCTCAAGCAGATCTGCAACCACCCCGCGCAGTATCTCAAGGAGGACGAGCCCAGAATTCCGGGCCGCTCCGGAAAGCTGGAGCTGCTCGACGAGTTGCTCGACACGATCCTCGCGGAAGAGGCGGGCGTGCTCGTCTTCACGCAGTACGTCCAGATGGCGCGGCTCATCGAGCAGCACCTCTCGGCGCGTGGTGTTCCCTCGCAGTTCCTGCACGGGGGTACTCCTGTAGCGCAGCGGGAGGCCATGGTGCAGCGCTTCCAGGACGGTGAAGTGCCTGTCTTCCTGCTGTCCTTGAAGGCGGCAGGGACGGGCTTGAACCTGACCCGTGCCGAGCACGTCGTGCACTACGACCGCTGGTGGAACCCCGCTGTGGAGGCGCAGGCCACCGACCGCGCGTACCGCATCGGGCAGACACAGCCCGTACAGGTGCACCGGCTGATCGCTGAGGGAACGATCGAGGACCGTATCGCCGACATGCTGCTGCGCAAGCGGGAGTTGGCGGACGCCGTCCTCGGATCCGGCGAGGCCGCTCTTACCGAGCTGACCGATGCCGAGCTGTCGGATCTTGTGGAGCTGCGAGGGGGCACGCGATGA
- a CDS encoding alpha/beta fold hydrolase, producing the protein MREAQFDGQGSRVRWTEVDGANPARVYVHGLGAASTVYHAHIAARPELAGRRSLFVDLPGHGLSDRPADFAYALEDHADALAAALDEAQVVGAEIVAHSMGGSVAIVLAHRRPELVTRLVLTEANLDPHPPATAGSSGIATYTEEDFIAGGYARVLEKVGPTWAATMRLADPLALHRTATGLVAGTRPTMRRMLMELPVDRVYMQGDASGELAGHDELTAAGVRVVTVPGAGHNVMFDNADAFVAAIAGS; encoded by the coding sequence ATGCGGGAGGCCCAGTTCGACGGGCAGGGCAGCCGGGTGCGGTGGACCGAGGTGGACGGGGCGAACCCGGCGCGGGTCTATGTCCATGGCCTCGGCGCGGCGTCCACGGTCTACCACGCGCACATAGCCGCCAGGCCCGAACTGGCGGGCAGGCGCTCCCTGTTCGTGGACCTGCCAGGGCACGGCCTCAGCGACCGACCCGCCGACTTCGCCTATGCCCTGGAGGATCACGCAGACGCGCTGGCCGCCGCCCTCGACGAGGCTCAGGTCGTCGGGGCGGAAATCGTCGCGCACAGCATGGGCGGTTCCGTGGCCATCGTGCTCGCACACAGGCGCCCCGAGCTGGTGACCAGACTGGTCCTCACAGAGGCCAACCTCGATCCGCACCCTCCCGCCACGGCAGGCAGCAGCGGCATCGCCACGTACACGGAGGAGGACTTCATCGCGGGCGGCTACGCGCGCGTACTGGAGAAGGTCGGCCCCACCTGGGCGGCCACCATGCGCCTCGCGGATCCCCTGGCACTCCACCGGACCGCGACCGGACTCGTCGCAGGCACCCGCCCGACGATGCGCCGGATGCTCATGGAACTGCCGGTCGACCGCGTCTACATGCAGGGCGATGCGAGCGGCGAGCTCGCCGGGCACGATGAACTGACGGCAGCAGGAGTGCGCGTGGTGACTGTGCCGGGAGCGGGGCACAACGTCATGTTCGACAACGCGGACGCTTTCGTCGCCGCGATCGCCGGATCATGA
- a CDS encoding SWF or SNF family helicase yields MSDIHDETYDDADGTRAGGQSEERTFAALPPAHGRGFAQSWWGQAWLKALEDTALDLQQLKAGRRLARAGAVGAVSVRPGRITAVVKDRDGTPHRSDVLLQELSPEAWDRFLEMAIERAGHIAALLDRDMPPHLVEDSAAAGIELLPGIGDLEPECDCEAWDHCGHTAALCYQVARLLDEDPFVLLLMRGRGERMLLDELQARSASTAEAQEVREGTQEAGPGGVDAAEAYADGAILPPLPALPLLPAEPGVPPTLDTEAEPSPGLDVAAVEFLAAQAAVEAYRILTDALSPDHERSPVGDELTVEEDAVRLAAARPGLAVEARLAAASERGREGLDLAVQAWGYGGRAALHVLEETWTPEDETLARARAALDAAWDEDERPRLRASHNRWTVVGTDVQLRHGRDGRWWPYRKEHGRWTPAGPAAQDPATALAVAVADGDE; encoded by the coding sequence ATGAGTGACATCCACGATGAGACGTACGACGACGCGGACGGCACGCGCGCGGGCGGGCAGTCGGAGGAGCGCACGTTCGCGGCGCTGCCACCCGCACACGGGCGGGGGTTCGCTCAGAGCTGGTGGGGCCAGGCCTGGTTGAAGGCTCTCGAAGACACCGCCTTGGATCTGCAGCAGCTGAAGGCCGGCCGTCGTCTCGCGCGCGCGGGTGCGGTGGGAGCCGTGTCCGTACGCCCTGGCCGCATCACGGCAGTGGTCAAGGACCGGGACGGTACGCCGCACCGTTCCGATGTGCTGCTGCAGGAACTGAGCCCAGAGGCATGGGACCGGTTCCTGGAGATGGCCATCGAGAGGGCGGGGCACATCGCCGCGCTCCTGGACCGTGACATGCCGCCGCACTTGGTGGAGGATTCCGCGGCGGCGGGCATCGAACTCCTGCCCGGCATCGGTGACCTCGAGCCCGAGTGCGACTGCGAGGCGTGGGACCACTGCGGGCATACGGCTGCTCTCTGCTACCAGGTGGCACGTCTTCTCGACGAGGACCCGTTCGTGCTGCTGCTGATGCGAGGACGCGGGGAGCGGATGCTTCTCGACGAGCTGCAGGCGCGCAGCGCCTCGACGGCCGAAGCCCAAGAGGTTCGAGAGGGCACCCAGGAGGCCGGTCCTGGGGGCGTGGACGCCGCGGAGGCGTACGCGGACGGCGCCATCCTCCCGCCGCTCCCTGCGCTGCCTTTGCTGCCCGCGGAGCCCGGTGTGCCGCCGACGCTCGACACGGAGGCCGAGCCCTCTCCGGGGCTCGATGTGGCCGCGGTCGAGTTCCTGGCCGCTCAGGCCGCCGTCGAGGCGTACCGGATTCTGACGGACGCGCTCTCACCTGACCATGAACGCTCCCCTGTCGGGGACGAATTGACGGTTGAGGAGGACGCCGTCCGTCTGGCGGCGGCGCGGCCCGGTTTGGCAGTCGAAGCGCGCCTCGCGGCAGCATCCGAGCGCGGTCGGGAGGGCCTCGACCTTGCCGTCCAGGCCTGGGGGTACGGGGGCCGGGCCGCGCTCCACGTCCTCGAGGAGACGTGGACGCCTGAGGACGAGACACTGGCACGCGCGCGTGCCGCACTGGATGCCGCCTGGGACGAGGACGAGCGGCCCCGGCTTCGCGCCTCGCACAACCGATGGACGGTGGTCGGCACGGATGTACAGCTGCGCCACGGGCGCGACGGCCGCTGGTGGCCCTACCGTAAGGAACACGGCCGCTGGACTCCCGCAGGGCCCGCGGCCCAGGACCCGGCGACGGCACTGGCCGTGGCCGTGGCCGACGGAGACGAGTGA
- a CDS encoding class I SAM-dependent methyltransferase: protein MSDDHTQVQEFFTARAADWDTRFPDDGPAYRAAVAELALSPGSAVLDAGCGTGRALTALRDAVGPSGVVLGADLTPAMLEAATRAGRDLAGQLLLADVTRLPVRTQSLDAVFGAGLISHLADPAENLRELRRAVRPGGLLALFHPIGRAALAARQGRQITPDDLRAEANLGPLLADSGWLMTSYVDEDARFLALAVRRD from the coding sequence ATGAGCGACGACCACACGCAGGTCCAAGAGTTCTTCACGGCCCGCGCGGCCGACTGGGACACACGCTTTCCCGACGACGGGCCCGCCTACCGAGCCGCCGTTGCCGAACTCGCCTTGAGCCCCGGCTCCGCCGTGCTCGACGCCGGGTGCGGTACGGGACGCGCGCTGACGGCACTCAGGGACGCCGTAGGGCCCTCGGGCGTGGTGCTGGGCGCCGATCTGACGCCGGCCATGTTGGAAGCCGCCACGCGGGCGGGCAGGGACCTTGCCGGGCAACTCCTGCTCGCCGACGTGACGCGTCTGCCGGTGCGCACGCAGTCGCTGGACGCCGTGTTCGGCGCCGGGCTGATCTCCCATCTGGCTGACCCCGCCGAGAACCTCCGGGAGTTGCGGCGGGCCGTCCGCCCCGGAGGGCTGCTGGCCCTCTTTCACCCCATCGGCAGGGCAGCGCTCGCGGCACGTCAGGGGCGGCAGATCACTCCGGACGACCTACGGGCGGAGGCCAACCTGGGACCGCTGCTCGCAGACTCCGGCTGGCTCATGACTTCGTACGTCGACGAAGATGCCCGCTTCCTCGCCCTGGCCGTACGCCGGGACTGA
- the xylA gene encoding xylose isomerase has protein sequence MNYQPTPEDKFSFGLWTVGWQGRDPFGDATRAALDPADSVRHLAELGAYGVTFHDDDLIPFGSSDSEREGHIKRFRQALDATGLVVPMATTNLFTHPVFKDGGFTANDRDVRRYALRKTMRNIDLAAELGAHTYVAWGGREGAESGAAKEVTDALDRMKEAFDLLGEYVTTQGYDLRFAIEPKPNEPRGDILLPTVGHALAFIERLERPELYGVNPEVGHEQMAGLNFPHSIAQALWAGKLFHIDLNGQTGIKYDQDLRFGAGDLRSAFWLVDLLERGGYDGPRHFDFKPPRTEDFEGVWASAAGCMRNYLILRERAAAFRADPEVREALRAARLDELAVPTAEDGLSDLLADRSAFEAFDVAEAAARGMAFERLDQLAMDHLLAARS, from the coding sequence ATGAACTATCAGCCCACCCCTGAGGACAAGTTCAGCTTCGGCCTGTGGACGGTCGGCTGGCAGGGCCGGGACCCGTTCGGAGACGCCACCAGGGCCGCGCTCGACCCTGCCGACTCGGTGCGGCACCTCGCCGAACTGGGCGCCTACGGAGTGACCTTCCACGACGACGACCTCATCCCCTTCGGATCCTCCGACTCGGAACGGGAGGGGCACATCAAGCGATTCCGGCAGGCACTGGACGCCACAGGCCTCGTCGTACCGATGGCCACCACGAACCTCTTCACCCACCCCGTCTTCAAGGACGGCGGGTTCACCGCCAACGACCGCGACGTGCGGCGGTACGCACTGCGGAAGACGATGCGCAACATCGACCTCGCGGCGGAGCTGGGCGCCCACACCTATGTGGCGTGGGGCGGCAGGGAGGGGGCGGAGTCCGGCGCCGCGAAGGAAGTGACGGATGCGCTCGACCGCATGAAGGAGGCCTTCGACCTGCTCGGCGAATACGTGACCACGCAGGGCTATGACCTTAGGTTCGCCATCGAGCCGAAGCCCAACGAGCCGCGTGGCGACATCCTGCTGCCCACCGTCGGTCACGCCCTCGCGTTCATCGAGCGCCTGGAGCGTCCGGAGCTGTACGGCGTCAACCCCGAGGTGGGGCACGAACAGATGGCGGGCCTCAACTTCCCGCACTCCATCGCGCAGGCGCTCTGGGCGGGCAAGCTCTTCCACATCGACCTCAATGGCCAGACCGGTATCAAGTACGACCAGGATCTGCGGTTCGGTGCCGGTGACCTGCGCAGCGCCTTCTGGCTGGTGGACCTCCTGGAACGGGGCGGTTACGACGGCCCCAGGCACTTCGACTTCAAGCCGCCGCGCACCGAGGACTTCGAGGGGGTCTGGGCCTCGGCTGCCGGGTGCATGCGCAACTATCTGATCCTGCGCGAGCGTGCGGCTGCCTTCCGGGCCGACCCCGAGGTGCGTGAGGCGCTGCGTGCCGCGCGCCTGGACGAGCTGGCGGTCCCCACGGCCGAGGACGGCCTTTCCGACCTGCTCGCCGACAGGAGCGCCTTCGAGGCCTTCGACGTGGCGGAGGCCGCAGCGCGCGGAATGGCCTTCGAGCGGCTCGACCAGCTGGCCATGGACCACCTGCTGGCAGCTCGGAGCTGA
- a CDS encoding fatty acid desaturase family protein has protein sequence MSQAAAVAERSPTSTRGQSAGSDFAPLLRSVKEHGLLNRRTGWYARMIAINAGVLTAVGIGMFLLGTSWWVLLLAPVLSVLCARTAFIGHDAGHSQITADRSASRAIGLVHGNLLLGMSSAWWNDKHNRHHANPNHIDKDPDVAANVLVWTSRQAKLRSGFRRWLTRNQSWLFFPLTLLQGVAMKIYGFQDLRRQAPRERVVEGLLLVAHLVGYVTLLLAAMPLSHAIAFATVHQALFGLHLGLAFAPNHKGMEMPDPNGERWGHLRRQVLTSRNVRGGPMTDWFLGGLNYQIEHHLFPSMPRPHLRLAQPVVRAHCAAVGMSYAEAGFVDSYRQVLRHMYEVGEPLRVE, from the coding sequence ATGTCCCAGGCCGCCGCAGTAGCGGAACGCTCCCCCACCAGCACCCGCGGGCAGAGTGCCGGAAGTGATTTCGCGCCTCTCCTGCGCTCGGTCAAGGAACACGGTCTCCTGAACCGCCGCACTGGTTGGTACGCGCGAATGATCGCGATCAACGCCGGCGTGCTCACCGCTGTAGGCATTGGCATGTTCCTTCTTGGCACCTCATGGTGGGTCCTCCTGCTCGCCCCCGTGCTGTCCGTTCTATGCGCCCGGACGGCGTTCATCGGTCATGACGCGGGCCATTCGCAGATAACGGCCGACCGCTCTGCGAGTCGTGCCATCGGTCTCGTGCATGGCAATCTCCTGCTCGGAATGAGCTCGGCCTGGTGGAACGACAAGCACAACCGGCACCACGCCAACCCCAACCACATCGACAAGGACCCCGACGTCGCCGCGAACGTCCTCGTGTGGACCAGCAGGCAGGCGAAGCTCCGCAGCGGGTTCCGGCGTTGGCTCACTCGCAACCAGTCCTGGCTCTTCTTTCCGCTGACGCTCCTCCAGGGCGTCGCCATGAAGATCTACGGCTTCCAGGATCTGCGGCGGCAGGCTCCACGAGAACGCGTGGTGGAAGGCCTGCTGCTGGTCGCCCACCTTGTCGGCTACGTGACGTTGCTCCTGGCCGCCATGCCCCTCAGCCACGCGATCGCCTTCGCCACGGTCCACCAGGCTCTATTCGGTCTGCACCTCGGACTGGCCTTCGCGCCCAATCACAAGGGCATGGAAATGCCGGACCCGAACGGCGAGCGCTGGGGGCATCTGCGTCGCCAGGTGCTCACCTCGCGCAACGTCCGTGGTGGCCCGATGACCGACTGGTTCCTCGGCGGACTCAACTACCAGATCGAGCACCATCTGTTCCCCAGCATGCCCCGGCCCCATCTGCGGCTCGCCCAGCCCGTCGTGCGCGCCCACTGTGCCGCTGTGGGCATGTCCTACGCGGAGGCTGGATTTGTCGACTCCTACCGGCAGGTCCTGCGGCATATGTACGAAGTCGGGGAGCCGCTCCGGGTCGAGTAG
- a CDS encoding oxygenase MpaB family protein, with the protein MKRFERLAQIRRLDPERDYLEIYRLTTTFEFPWDYTRALELALYRTYAVPSIGRLLAQTAELTGRTQKRYDDTALLLDTVVEHGFVSDEGRTAIRRINQMHRSYDISNDDMRYVLCTFVVVPGRWIDTYGWRRLSRHERVAAAMYYRTLGQHMGIKEIPGSYEEFENFLDEYEEANFGWEQGGRSVSDATLDLMASWYPSPLAPMLRKATIALLDESLLRAFRYEEPDAVTRSLVRGAVRLRGRAVRLMPPRRAPHYARQNREIKGYPDGYEVAELGSFPVPGVRGCPVSHKGTSASAPVE; encoded by the coding sequence GTGAAGCGTTTCGAGCGGCTCGCGCAGATCAGGCGCCTGGACCCGGAGCGGGACTACCTCGAGATCTACCGCCTCACCACGACATTCGAGTTTCCCTGGGACTACACGCGCGCACTCGAACTCGCCCTCTATCGCACGTATGCGGTGCCCAGCATCGGCCGGCTGCTCGCACAGACAGCAGAGCTGACGGGCCGTACGCAGAAGAGGTACGACGACACGGCTCTCCTGCTCGACACCGTCGTGGAACACGGCTTCGTCAGTGACGAGGGCCGCACCGCCATCCGCCGCATCAACCAGATGCACCGCAGCTACGACATCAGCAACGACGACATGCGATACGTGCTGTGCACGTTCGTGGTGGTGCCGGGGCGGTGGATCGACACCTACGGCTGGCGCAGGCTCTCGCGTCACGAGAGGGTCGCAGCCGCCATGTACTACCGCACCCTTGGGCAGCACATGGGCATCAAGGAGATCCCTGGCTCCTACGAAGAGTTCGAGAACTTCCTCGATGAGTACGAGGAGGCGAACTTCGGCTGGGAGCAAGGCGGTCGTAGCGTCTCCGACGCGACTCTGGACCTGATGGCCTCGTGGTATCCGAGCCCTCTGGCGCCCATGCTGCGCAAGGCGACCATCGCGCTGCTGGACGAGTCCTTGCTGCGGGCGTTCCGCTACGAAGAGCCGGACGCGGTCACCCGCTCGCTGGTTCGTGGTGCGGTGCGACTGCGAGGGCGTGCCGTTCGCCTCATGCCGCCACGCAGGGCACCGCATTACGCGCGTCAGAACCGGGAGATCAAGGGCTACCCCGACGGGTACGAGGTTGCCGAGCTGGGCTCCTTCCCCGTGCCGGGCGTGCGCGGCTGCCCGGTGTCGCACAAGGGAACGTCAGCGAGCGCTCCCGTCGAGTGA